A stretch of Gemmatimonas aurantiaca T-27 DNA encodes these proteins:
- a CDS encoding response regulator, giving the protein MTDVDVITILTADDHALLRAGLAAVIGSQPDLRLVGEAANGEEAVEAYRLHQPDLMLMDLRMPVMDGVSAIGAIRDEFPDARIIALTTYEGDEDIHRALSAGARGYLLKDTLRTELLQVIRNVYRGLRGIPAPVAARLAEYTPRVALTARELEVLELMAQGLSNPDIAIRLGRAESTMKVHVRNILQKLGTDDRTAAVTTALRRGIIHLD; this is encoded by the coding sequence ATGACCGACGTGGACGTGATCACCATTCTCACCGCCGATGACCATGCGCTGCTGCGCGCTGGGCTCGCGGCTGTGATCGGGTCACAGCCAGACCTGCGACTCGTGGGCGAGGCGGCAAATGGCGAAGAGGCGGTGGAGGCGTATCGACTGCATCAGCCGGACCTCATGCTCATGGATCTGCGCATGCCGGTCATGGATGGGGTCTCTGCTATCGGCGCGATCCGCGACGAATTTCCCGATGCCCGCATCATCGCGCTCACCACGTACGAAGGCGACGAGGATATCCATCGGGCGCTTTCGGCTGGTGCCCGCGGCTACCTGCTCAAGGACACCCTGCGCACGGAATTGCTGCAGGTGATTCGCAATGTGTACCGCGGGTTACGCGGCATCCCGGCGCCGGTGGCGGCCAGACTGGCCGAATACACACCACGCGTCGCACTGACAGCGCGCGAACTCGAAGTGCTGGAGCTCATGGCACAGGGACTCAGCAATCCCGATATCGCCATCCGACTCGGTCGCGCAGAAAGCACCATGAAGGTGCATGTGCGTAACATCCTGCAGAAACTGGGCACCGACGATCGCACGGCGGCCGTGACAACGGCTCTCCGGCGCGGGATCATTCATCTGGACTGA
- a CDS encoding alpha/beta fold hydrolase translates to MSTPNTVPPTAPTRTASTITTPDGAQIYYKDWGTGPVVMFSHGWPLNADSWEAQMLFLAHQGFRCIAHDRRGHGRSTQTWHGNEMDTYADDLAALITALDLTDATLVGFSTGGGEVARYVGRHGTSRVKKIVLVSAVPPFMLKTADNPDGVPIEVFDGIRAGSRQDRSQLYRDLADGPFFGANREGQHPSRGMRDAFWLQGLQSGHHNAYECIAAFSATDFRNDLDAVDVPALVIHGDDDQVVPFAVGGKASAARIRNAQLIVYPGAPHGITDTHKDQLSNDLLTFLTA, encoded by the coding sequence ATGTCCACCCCGAACACGGTACCACCCACGGCACCGACGCGGACCGCCTCGACGATCACCACGCCTGACGGCGCACAGATCTACTACAAAGATTGGGGCACCGGTCCGGTCGTGATGTTCAGTCACGGCTGGCCACTCAATGCGGACAGTTGGGAAGCCCAAATGCTGTTTCTTGCACACCAGGGCTTTCGTTGTATCGCACATGATCGGCGTGGCCATGGTCGGTCCACACAAACGTGGCACGGCAATGAGATGGACACCTACGCCGACGATCTCGCGGCACTGATCACGGCACTCGACCTGACGGACGCGACGCTGGTGGGCTTCTCCACCGGTGGTGGCGAAGTGGCGCGCTATGTTGGCCGACATGGCACCAGCCGTGTGAAGAAGATCGTGCTGGTATCCGCCGTGCCGCCGTTCATGCTCAAGACCGCCGACAATCCCGATGGTGTGCCCATCGAGGTCTTCGACGGGATTCGCGCGGGCTCACGGCAGGATCGTTCGCAACTGTATCGCGACCTCGCCGATGGTCCGTTCTTCGGCGCCAATCGTGAGGGGCAGCATCCGTCGCGAGGCATGCGTGACGCCTTCTGGCTGCAGGGACTGCAGTCGGGACATCACAATGCCTACGAGTGCATCGCCGCCTTCTCCGCCACCGATTTCCGCAACGATCTCGATGCGGTGGATGTGCCAGCGCTGGTCATACACGGCGACGACGACCAGGTCGTGCCCTTTGCCGTGGGTGGCAAAGCATCCGCCGCGCGCATCCGCAATGCGCAACTGATCGTGTACCCCGGTGCACCACATGGCATCACGGACACGCACAAGGATCAACTCAGCAATGATCTGCTGACGTTCCTCACGGCCTGA
- a CDS encoding alpha/beta hydrolase, which produces MSANSKPDTIILVHGFWVTPRSWEHWISRYEARGYRVIAPAYPGFEVEVESLNQDPTPIEQVTVPQIIAHLEDIVQSLATPPILMGHSAGGVFVQRLLDRGLGAVGVAMNSAPTEGVLVAPFSQLKSTFPVLKNPSNRHKAVGFTHEQWHYAFTNTFSEADSRAMYERYHVPASGAIFWDSVLANVTPGHQETWVDYHNDARPPLLFISGGEDNLMPPSVQRSNAKHYKSNTITEVKEFEGFAHLLPAQKGWEQIADYALAWAEQHARTTPVRSV; this is translated from the coding sequence ATGTCTGCCAACAGCAAGCCCGACACCATCATTCTCGTTCACGGCTTCTGGGTCACCCCACGTAGCTGGGAACACTGGATCTCGCGATACGAAGCCCGCGGCTATCGGGTCATTGCCCCTGCGTACCCGGGGTTCGAAGTGGAAGTCGAGTCGTTGAATCAGGATCCGACGCCTATCGAACAGGTCACCGTGCCGCAGATCATCGCGCACCTGGAGGACATCGTGCAATCGCTCGCCACGCCGCCCATCCTCATGGGTCATTCGGCGGGTGGTGTCTTTGTGCAGCGGCTGCTCGATCGTGGGCTCGGCGCGGTGGGTGTGGCCATGAACTCAGCGCCCACCGAAGGTGTGCTCGTGGCCCCGTTCTCGCAGCTCAAGTCCACGTTCCCCGTGCTCAAGAATCCCTCCAACCGCCACAAGGCCGTGGGATTCACACATGAGCAGTGGCACTACGCCTTCACGAATACGTTCAGCGAAGCCGATTCGCGCGCGATGTACGAGCGTTACCACGTGCCCGCGTCCGGCGCGATCTTCTGGGACAGTGTGCTGGCCAACGTCACACCCGGTCATCAGGAAACGTGGGTGGACTATCACAACGATGCGCGTCCGCCGCTGCTGTTCATCTCCGGCGGTGAAGACAATCTCATGCCGCCGTCAGTGCAGCGGTCCAACGCCAAGCACTACAAGTCGAACACCATCACCGAAGTGAAAGAGTTCGAAGGCTTTGCGCACCTGTTGCCGGCACAAAAGGGCTGGGAACAGATCGCCGACTATGCGCTCGCGTGGGCCGAACAGCACGCCCGAACCACGCCCGTGCGCTCGGTCTGA